A portion of the Pseudarthrobacter defluvii genome contains these proteins:
- a CDS encoding histone-like nucleoid-structuring protein Lsr2 encodes MAQKVNIILVDDLDGGSADENVKFGLDGANYEIDLSAANAAELRSSLERFINAARKASGGRSQRATKASTGGRSHDSAQIRQWARDNGYTVNSRGRIQAEIQEAYQKANS; translated from the coding sequence ATGGCACAGAAAGTAAACATCATCCTCGTTGATGATCTGGATGGGGGATCCGCAGACGAGAATGTTAAGTTCGGCCTCGACGGGGCCAACTACGAGATTGACCTGTCGGCAGCCAATGCCGCTGAACTTCGGTCTTCGTTGGAGAGGTTCATCAACGCTGCGCGCAAGGCGTCCGGAGGCCGGAGCCAGCGGGCCACCAAGGCGTCCACCGGGGGCCGCAGCCACGATTCAGCGCAAATCCGGCAATGGGCACGGGATAACGGCTACACGGTTAACAGCCGCGGCCGAATTCAGGCCGAAATCCAGGAAGCCTACCAAAAGGCAAATTCCTAG
- the uca gene encoding urea carboxylase translates to MSTFDTLLIANRGEIACRIIDSARKLGLRTIAVFSEADRGARHVRLADEAVLLGPAPAKESYLRVDAILEAAKATGAGAIHPGYGFLSEDADFAEAVQAAGHVFVGPTPDQLRIFGTKHTARDAARAAGVPMIAGSGLLEDVDAAVTAGKEIGFPLMLKATGGGGGIGMTVCRSEAELAESFPRVARLARASFGTAGVFAERYVENARHVEVQVFGDGEGRVVSLGDRDCSLQRRHQKVLEEAPAPDLPDDLRAELHRTSRALCASLNYRSAGTVEFVYDPARREASFLEVNARLQVEHPVTEAVTGVDLVEWMLRLAQGGPDAKAFLADVPDALPVTGHAVEARVYAEDPARGFQPSAGTVTNAAYPGKDQARVDAWVETGTEVATNYDPLLGKIITSGASRSAAFDGLAAALENTRIDGIETNLGMLRAVSGMDVVRSVLHSTSTLDNVGDPEPRITVNRPGLQTSVQDWPGRTGLWQIGVPPSGPMDDLSFRLGNTALGNPEGAPGLEFTMTGPSLTFTHATTVCVTGAEVTVTVEGAEVPAWAPVTVPAGGTLDVGTAGGKGLRGYILFQGGLDIPEYLGSASTFTLGQFGGHAGRVLRAGDVLRTVKGPAGHATGTAVPLDSRPALTSTWELAVAEGPHGAPEFFRREDIDELYAAEYEVHFNSARTGVRLIGPKPRWARTDGGEAGLHPSNIHDTAYSVGALDFTGDTPILLGPDGPSLGGFVCPVTVVTAERWKLGQLRPGDKVRFVPIKASQAPSAKDLGPGRQLVLPGNAGWPSTPSLGVPARSFQGDGDDGVLGRVPEGSGRPAVTYRRSGDDNLLVEYGEMVLDLGLRARVHALHQHIEALRVPGVVDLTPGIRSLQIKVDPSVLSTTRLLDLVQEVEAALPASSELVVPSRTVRLPLSWDDPATREAIERYMAGVRDDAPWCPWNIEFIRRINGLDSVSEVFDTVFNAEYLVLGLGDVYLGAPVATPLDPRHRLVTTKYNPARTWTPENAVGIGGAYMCIYGMEGPGGYQFVGRTTQVWSRYADSAPFDPGSPWLLRFFDRISWYPVSPEELLDLRADMAAGRGRGVQIEDGTFSLAEHEAFLAENRESIEVFREKQGAAFAVERQAWADAGEFDRAEALAAVVAPDAGEVEAPEGGSLVSAPFAASVWKVDVAEGDRVAKGQPLISLEAMKMETVLEAPCDGVVLRVLPAAGSQVVAGEAVVVLAGMDPATAELEALELEEATV, encoded by the coding sequence ATGAGTACCTTTGACACCCTGCTGATCGCCAACCGCGGCGAGATCGCCTGCCGCATCATCGACTCCGCCAGGAAACTGGGCTTGCGCACCATTGCCGTCTTCTCGGAGGCGGACCGCGGCGCCAGGCACGTCCGGCTCGCCGACGAGGCCGTGCTCCTGGGACCCGCGCCCGCCAAAGAGTCCTACCTCCGCGTCGACGCGATCCTGGAAGCTGCCAAGGCCACCGGCGCGGGCGCCATCCACCCCGGTTACGGGTTCCTGTCAGAGGACGCGGACTTCGCCGAGGCCGTGCAAGCAGCCGGACATGTCTTCGTGGGCCCCACGCCTGACCAGCTGCGCATCTTCGGTACCAAGCACACAGCGCGCGACGCCGCCCGTGCGGCCGGGGTGCCGATGATCGCGGGGTCCGGGCTGCTGGAGGACGTGGACGCCGCGGTCACGGCCGGCAAGGAAATCGGCTTCCCGCTGATGCTCAAGGCCACCGGCGGTGGAGGTGGCATCGGCATGACCGTCTGCCGTTCCGAGGCGGAGCTGGCCGAAAGCTTTCCCCGCGTGGCCCGGCTGGCTCGTGCCAGCTTCGGCACCGCGGGCGTGTTCGCCGAACGGTACGTGGAAAACGCCCGCCACGTTGAAGTTCAGGTCTTCGGCGACGGCGAGGGCCGGGTGGTGAGCCTCGGCGACCGGGACTGCTCGCTCCAGCGCCGCCACCAGAAGGTCCTCGAGGAAGCACCTGCCCCGGACCTCCCCGATGATCTGCGGGCGGAACTGCACCGCACATCCCGTGCCCTGTGCGCCTCCCTTAACTACCGCTCCGCCGGCACCGTCGAATTCGTCTACGACCCCGCCCGCAGGGAAGCCTCCTTCCTGGAAGTCAACGCCCGCCTCCAGGTGGAACACCCTGTCACCGAAGCCGTCACCGGCGTCGACCTGGTGGAATGGATGCTTCGCCTGGCTCAGGGCGGCCCGGACGCCAAGGCCTTCCTCGCCGACGTCCCGGACGCACTGCCCGTGACCGGCCACGCCGTCGAAGCCCGCGTCTACGCCGAGGACCCGGCCCGCGGGTTCCAGCCCAGCGCGGGCACCGTCACAAACGCGGCCTACCCGGGAAAGGACCAAGCGAGGGTGGACGCCTGGGTGGAAACCGGGACCGAGGTGGCCACCAACTACGACCCCCTCCTGGGCAAGATCATCACCTCCGGCGCAAGCCGCTCAGCCGCCTTCGACGGGCTCGCGGCAGCCCTGGAAAACACCCGCATCGACGGCATCGAAACCAACCTCGGTATGCTCCGGGCCGTCAGTGGAATGGACGTGGTCCGCAGCGTCCTGCACTCCACCAGCACCCTGGACAACGTGGGGGATCCGGAACCGCGCATCACCGTGAACCGCCCCGGCCTGCAGACCAGCGTCCAGGACTGGCCCGGGCGCACCGGGCTGTGGCAGATCGGCGTTCCGCCGAGCGGCCCCATGGACGATCTTTCCTTCCGTCTGGGCAACACGGCCCTGGGCAACCCGGAAGGCGCCCCCGGCCTGGAATTCACCATGACCGGCCCCAGCCTGACCTTCACCCACGCCACCACCGTATGCGTCACCGGCGCGGAAGTAACGGTGACCGTCGAGGGTGCGGAGGTGCCCGCGTGGGCCCCCGTCACGGTCCCCGCGGGAGGAACGCTCGACGTCGGCACGGCCGGCGGGAAGGGCCTGCGCGGTTACATCCTGTTCCAGGGCGGACTGGATATCCCGGAATACCTTGGCAGCGCCTCCACCTTCACCCTGGGCCAGTTCGGCGGCCACGCCGGGCGGGTCCTGCGGGCAGGCGACGTCCTTCGCACGGTAAAGGGCCCGGCGGGTCACGCCACGGGAACTGCGGTGCCGCTGGACAGCCGCCCCGCCCTGACGTCCACCTGGGAGCTGGCAGTTGCCGAAGGCCCGCACGGCGCCCCGGAGTTCTTCCGCCGCGAAGACATCGACGAACTGTACGCCGCGGAGTACGAGGTGCACTTCAACTCCGCCCGCACCGGCGTCCGGCTCATCGGACCCAAGCCCCGCTGGGCCCGGACCGACGGCGGCGAGGCAGGCCTGCACCCATCCAACATCCACGACACCGCCTACTCCGTGGGCGCCCTGGACTTCACCGGTGACACCCCCATCCTGCTCGGCCCGGATGGACCCAGCCTGGGCGGCTTCGTCTGCCCGGTCACCGTGGTGACAGCCGAGCGCTGGAAGCTGGGGCAGCTGCGCCCGGGGGACAAGGTCCGGTTCGTGCCCATCAAAGCCAGCCAGGCGCCGTCGGCCAAGGACCTGGGACCCGGCCGGCAGCTGGTGCTTCCGGGCAACGCCGGGTGGCCGTCAACCCCATCGCTCGGCGTTCCGGCCCGTTCGTTCCAGGGAGATGGCGACGACGGCGTGCTGGGCCGGGTGCCGGAAGGCTCCGGCCGGCCGGCGGTCACCTACCGCCGCTCCGGCGATGACAACCTGCTGGTCGAATACGGCGAGATGGTGCTGGACCTTGGCCTGCGCGCCCGGGTCCACGCCCTGCACCAGCACATCGAGGCATTGCGTGTTCCCGGCGTCGTGGACCTGACCCCGGGGATCCGGTCGCTGCAGATCAAGGTGGACCCGTCCGTCCTGTCCACCACCCGCCTGCTGGACCTGGTCCAGGAGGTCGAGGCCGCGTTGCCCGCCAGCTCAGAACTGGTGGTTCCCAGCCGCACCGTCCGGCTGCCGCTGTCCTGGGACGATCCCGCCACCCGCGAGGCCATCGAACGGTACATGGCGGGTGTCCGCGACGACGCCCCCTGGTGCCCGTGGAACATCGAGTTCATCCGGCGCATCAATGGCCTGGACTCCGTTAGCGAGGTCTTCGACACCGTCTTCAACGCCGAATACCTGGTCCTGGGCCTCGGCGACGTCTACCTCGGCGCCCCCGTGGCCACGCCGCTGGACCCCCGGCACCGCCTGGTCACCACGAAATACAACCCGGCGCGCACGTGGACGCCGGAGAATGCCGTGGGCATCGGCGGGGCGTACATGTGCATCTACGGCATGGAAGGCCCCGGCGGTTACCAGTTCGTGGGCCGCACCACCCAGGTGTGGTCCCGCTACGCCGACTCCGCACCGTTCGACCCGGGATCGCCCTGGCTGCTGCGCTTCTTCGACAGGATCTCCTGGTATCCGGTCAGCCCGGAGGAACTCCTGGACCTGCGCGCGGACATGGCCGCCGGCAGGGGACGGGGCGTTCAGATCGAGGACGGCACCTTCTCCCTGGCCGAGCACGAGGCATTCCTGGCGGAGAACCGCGAGTCAATCGAGGTGTTCCGGGAAAAGCAGGGCGCAGCCTTCGCCGTGGAACGGCAGGCCTGGGCCGACGCCGGCGAGTTCGACCGCGCGGAGGCGCTCGCCGCCGTCGTTGCCCCTGATGCAGGCGAAGTGGAGGCTCCGGAGGGCGGTTCGCTGGTCTCGGCACCGTTCGCCGCCAGCGTCTGGAAGGTGGACGTGGCGGAAGGCGACCGCGTGGCCAAGGGCCAGCCGCTAATCTCGCTGGAGGCGATGAAGATGGAAACCGTCCTGGAAGCGCCCTGCGACGGCGTGGTGCTCCGCGTCCTGCCGGCCGCCGGTTCGCAGGTGGTGGCTGGCGAAGCGGTGGTGGTCCTGGCCGGCATGGACCCTGCAACTGCGGAGCTGGAAGCACTCGAACTGGAAGAGGCAACGGTATGA
- a CDS encoding alpha/beta fold hydrolase — protein MKEQVLPTHDGGRLALYSYGAEDAPGEKRVLLIGGAFLTALIYRPFSIALAKGLGDGWAVDVYDRRGRGNSSEQPPDYSMATEIEDVRTVLTATDARNILGHSLGGSVALNAVQEFTGTPFVPDKLAVYDAAVNIDGSIDTKWLDGFEDAVNNGKVGHALAHMKKATSPGSAMARIPEPVLAGLMAVLSRTKVNTIFRQVMPSGVGELRAAYDEKDHARDFSVLPPGTHFMAGGKSPSYYRVTAERLHAAVPGSTYQLSPKCFHGSVPAAVKELVEAIAAYFKDERPDGANPDDDSRPDQAGAIPVPRG, from the coding sequence GTGAAAGAACAGGTCCTTCCAACGCACGACGGCGGCAGGCTGGCTTTGTACAGCTACGGCGCCGAGGATGCGCCGGGCGAAAAGCGGGTACTGCTGATCGGGGGCGCGTTCCTCACGGCCCTGATCTACCGCCCGTTCTCTATTGCGCTGGCGAAGGGCCTGGGCGACGGCTGGGCGGTGGATGTGTATGACCGCCGGGGCAGGGGAAACTCGTCCGAACAGCCGCCTGACTACAGCATGGCCACTGAGATCGAGGATGTCCGGACTGTCCTCACCGCCACCGATGCCCGGAACATCCTGGGCCACAGCCTGGGCGGATCGGTTGCGCTGAACGCGGTGCAGGAGTTCACGGGGACACCGTTCGTCCCGGACAAGCTGGCGGTGTACGACGCCGCAGTCAACATCGACGGCAGCATCGATACCAAGTGGCTGGACGGGTTCGAGGACGCCGTCAACAACGGCAAGGTGGGCCATGCCCTGGCCCACATGAAGAAGGCCACAAGCCCGGGCTCGGCCATGGCGAGGATTCCGGAACCCGTCCTGGCCGGCCTGATGGCGGTTTTGTCCCGGACCAAGGTGAACACCATTTTCCGGCAGGTGATGCCCAGCGGCGTGGGTGAGCTGCGCGCGGCCTACGACGAAAAAGACCACGCCCGGGACTTTAGCGTGCTCCCGCCGGGCACCCACTTCATGGCCGGCGGGAAGAGCCCCAGCTATTACCGGGTGACTGCCGAGCGGCTCCACGCAGCCGTCCCGGGCAGCACCTACCAGCTCTCCCCCAAGTGCTTCCATGGTTCCGTCCCGGCAGCGGTCAAGGAACTGGTGGAGGCCATCGCCGCTTACTTCAAGGACGAACGTCCGGACGGGGCCAACCCCGACGATGATTCCCGCCCGGACCAGGCCGGCGCTATCCCCGTTCCCCGCGGCTGA
- the lysS gene encoding lysine--tRNA ligase: protein MIVTSQNTPAPKNAPEPVDASEQMRIRMEKRAKLLERGTEAYPVGVERTHSLAEIREKYAHLEADDTTGDIVGVTGRVVFVRNTGKLCFATLQEGGTDGKGTRLQAMLSLANIGEEALADWKALVDLGDHVFIKGEVISSRRGELSIMADSWSMASKALRPLPVLHADLNEETRVRQRYVDLMVRDEAREMVYTRAAITRSIRETLFRHRYVEVETPILQLVHGGALARPFETHMNAFDQKMTLRIATELYLKRAVVGGIDRVYDMGRVFRNEGVDSTHSPEFTTLECYEAWADQFVMAQRIKEIILDAADAVGAGRVLQTEAGEINLDGDWVWLPVYPGLSDAVGQEITPDTPVEVLRELAAKHDVKVDPKWDAEKLVVELFGEIVEPTLLNPTFVYDYPPSAQPLARPHREDGRLIEAWDLIIGGMERGTAFSELIDPVIQRERLTEQSMHAAAGDVEAMQLDEDFLRALEYGAPPMGGIGLGIDRLVMLFTGAGIRETILFPLLKPEGH, encoded by the coding sequence ATGATTGTGACTTCCCAAAACACCCCCGCGCCCAAGAATGCCCCAGAGCCCGTCGACGCCAGCGAGCAGATGCGGATCCGCATGGAAAAGCGCGCCAAACTCCTTGAGCGCGGCACGGAGGCATACCCCGTGGGAGTGGAACGCACGCACTCGCTTGCCGAGATCCGGGAAAAGTACGCCCACCTTGAGGCGGACGACACCACCGGCGACATCGTCGGCGTCACCGGCCGCGTGGTCTTTGTCCGCAACACCGGCAAGCTCTGCTTCGCCACCCTGCAGGAAGGCGGCACCGACGGCAAGGGGACGCGCCTCCAGGCGATGCTGAGCCTGGCCAACATCGGCGAGGAAGCGCTCGCCGACTGGAAGGCCCTGGTTGACCTGGGCGACCACGTGTTCATCAAGGGCGAGGTCATCTCGTCCCGCCGCGGCGAGTTGTCCATCATGGCCGACTCCTGGTCCATGGCTTCCAAGGCCCTGCGTCCGCTGCCGGTGCTGCACGCGGACCTGAATGAGGAAACCCGCGTCCGCCAGCGCTACGTTGACCTGATGGTCCGCGACGAGGCCCGTGAGATGGTCTACACTCGTGCCGCGATCACCCGCTCCATCCGCGAAACGCTGTTCCGGCACCGCTACGTGGAGGTGGAAACGCCCATCCTGCAGCTGGTCCACGGCGGCGCCCTGGCACGGCCGTTCGAGACCCACATGAACGCCTTCGACCAGAAGATGACCCTGCGCATCGCCACCGAGCTGTACCTCAAGCGTGCAGTGGTGGGCGGCATCGACCGCGTTTACGACATGGGCCGCGTGTTCCGCAACGAGGGTGTTGACTCCACCCACAGCCCGGAATTCACCACGCTCGAGTGCTACGAGGCCTGGGCCGACCAGTTCGTCATGGCGCAGCGGATCAAGGAGATCATCCTTGACGCCGCCGACGCCGTGGGTGCCGGGCGGGTCCTTCAGACCGAGGCGGGCGAGATCAACCTCGACGGCGACTGGGTCTGGCTGCCCGTCTACCCTGGGCTTTCCGACGCCGTTGGGCAGGAGATCACCCCGGACACCCCGGTTGAGGTGCTTCGGGAGCTTGCCGCCAAGCACGACGTCAAGGTGGATCCCAAGTGGGACGCCGAGAAGCTGGTGGTGGAGCTCTTCGGCGAAATCGTCGAGCCCACCCTGCTGAACCCCACCTTTGTCTATGACTACCCGCCCTCCGCGCAGCCGCTGGCCCGGCCGCACCGCGAGGACGGCCGGTTGATCGAGGCCTGGGACCTGATCATCGGCGGCATGGAGCGCGGCACGGCTTTCTCCGAGCTGATCGACCCCGTCATCCAGCGCGAGCGGCTTACCGAACAGTCCATGCACGCGGCCGCCGGCGACGTCGAAGCCATGCAGCTTGACGAGGACTTCCTGCGCGCCCTCGAATACGGTGCTCCGCCCATGGGCGGCATTGGCCTGGGCATCGACCGGCTGGTGATGCTCTTCACCGGTGCCGGTATCCGCGAAACCATCCTGTTCCCCCTGCTGAAGCCCGAAGGGCACTGA
- a CDS encoding ATP-dependent Clp protease ATP-binding subunit, with the protein MFERFTDRARRVVVLAQEEARMLNHNYIGTEHILLGLIHEGEGVAAKALESLSISLDGVREQVQEIIGQGQQAPSGHIPFTPRAKKVLELSLREALQLGHNYIGTEHILLGLIREGEGVAAQVLVKLGADLNRVRQQVIQLLSGYQGKETTGAGVGGGQPEGAPAGSVVLDQFGRNLTQAARENKLDPVIGREQEMERVMQVLSRRTKNNPVLIGEPGVGKTAVVEGLAQAIVRGDVPETIRDKQLYTLDLGSLVAGSRYRGDFEERLKKVLKEIRTRGDIILFIDEIHTLVGAGAAEGAIDAASILKPMLARGELQTIGATTLDEYRKHIEKDAALERRFQPIQVKEPSVAHAIEILKGLRDRYEAHHRVTITDGALASAASLAERYISDRFLPDKAIDLIDEAGARLRIRRMTAPPELKAMDERIAKLKMEKESAIDAQDFEGAASLRDKEQKMISERAEKERNWKSGGMDDISEVDEDLIAEVLANSTGIPVFKLTEEESSRLLKMEEELHKRVVGQDEAIKALSQAIRRTRAGLKDPKRPGGSFIFAGPTGVGKTELAKALAEFLFGEEDALITLDMSEYSEKHTVSRLFGAPPGYVGYEEGGQLTEKVRRRPFSVVLFDEVEKAHADLFNSLLQILEDGRLTDSQGRVVDFKNTVIIMTTNLGTRDISKSVATGFQSGTDTQTGYNRMRARVTEELKQHFRPEFLNRVDDVVVFPQLTQDEIIEIVDLFVTRLEKRLKDKDMGIELTKAAKVLLATRGYDPAMGARPLRRTIQREIEDQLSEKILFGEIHTGDIVVVDVEGEGDDAKFTFAGNAKPRIPEIAPSV; encoded by the coding sequence ATGTTTGAGCGATTTACGGACCGTGCCCGTCGCGTAGTTGTGCTTGCCCAAGAAGAGGCACGCATGCTGAACCACAATTACATCGGTACCGAACACATCCTCTTGGGTCTGATCCATGAGGGTGAGGGCGTTGCCGCCAAAGCTCTTGAGTCCTTGAGCATTTCGCTCGACGGCGTTCGCGAGCAGGTGCAGGAGATCATCGGGCAGGGCCAGCAGGCTCCCTCGGGTCACATCCCCTTCACCCCCCGTGCCAAGAAGGTACTGGAGCTCTCGCTGCGCGAAGCCCTGCAGCTGGGCCACAACTACATCGGCACCGAGCACATCCTGCTCGGCCTGATCCGCGAAGGTGAAGGCGTTGCCGCCCAGGTTCTGGTCAAGCTCGGCGCCGACCTGAACCGGGTCCGCCAGCAGGTCATCCAGCTCCTCTCCGGTTACCAGGGCAAGGAAACCACCGGCGCAGGCGTCGGCGGCGGACAGCCCGAGGGCGCACCCGCCGGTTCCGTAGTCCTGGACCAGTTCGGCCGCAACCTGACCCAGGCTGCGCGCGAGAACAAGCTGGACCCGGTCATCGGCCGCGAGCAGGAAATGGAACGCGTCATGCAGGTCCTTTCCCGCCGTACCAAGAACAACCCTGTCCTCATCGGCGAGCCCGGCGTCGGCAAGACCGCCGTCGTCGAAGGCCTTGCCCAGGCCATTGTGCGCGGCGACGTCCCGGAGACCATCCGCGACAAGCAGCTGTACACCCTGGACCTCGGTTCCCTGGTGGCAGGCTCCCGCTACCGCGGTGACTTCGAAGAGCGACTGAAGAAGGTCCTCAAGGAGATCCGCACCCGCGGCGACATCATCCTGTTCATCGATGAGATCCACACCCTGGTGGGTGCCGGTGCCGCCGAAGGTGCCATCGACGCAGCCTCGATCCTGAAGCCCATGCTGGCCCGCGGCGAGCTGCAGACCATCGGTGCCACCACCCTGGACGAGTACCGCAAGCACATCGAGAAGGACGCCGCCCTGGAGCGCCGCTTCCAGCCGATCCAGGTCAAGGAACCCTCCGTGGCGCACGCCATCGAGATCCTGAAGGGCCTGCGCGACCGGTACGAGGCACACCATCGCGTCACCATCACGGACGGTGCCCTGGCCTCGGCCGCCAGCCTCGCCGAGCGCTACATCTCGGACCGCTTCCTCCCGGACAAGGCGATCGACCTGATCGACGAAGCCGGCGCCCGGCTGCGCATCCGCCGCATGACCGCTCCGCCGGAGCTCAAGGCCATGGACGAGCGCATCGCCAAGCTGAAGATGGAGAAGGAATCCGCCATCGACGCCCAGGACTTCGAAGGTGCAGCTTCGCTCCGCGACAAGGAGCAGAAGATGATCTCCGAGCGCGCGGAGAAGGAGCGCAACTGGAAGTCCGGCGGCATGGACGACATCTCCGAGGTGGATGAGGATCTCATCGCCGAGGTGCTGGCCAACTCCACCGGCATCCCCGTCTTCAAACTGACCGAGGAAGAATCCTCGCGCCTGCTCAAGATGGAAGAGGAACTGCACAAGCGCGTCGTCGGCCAGGACGAGGCCATCAAGGCACTGTCCCAGGCCATCCGCCGCACCCGCGCAGGGCTCAAGGACCCCAAGCGCCCAGGTGGCTCGTTCATCTTCGCCGGCCCCACCGGCGTCGGCAAGACCGAACTCGCCAAGGCACTCGCGGAGTTCCTGTTCGGTGAAGAGGACGCCCTCATCACCCTGGACATGTCGGAGTACTCCGAGAAGCACACCGTTTCGCGGCTCTTCGGTGCCCCTCCGGGCTACGTGGGCTACGAAGAGGGTGGCCAGCTGACCGAGAAGGTCCGCCGCCGTCCGTTCTCCGTGGTGCTGTTCGACGAAGTTGAGAAGGCCCACGCGGACCTCTTCAACTCGCTGCTGCAGATCCTGGAAGACGGCCGCCTGACCGACTCCCAGGGCCGCGTGGTGGACTTCAAGAACACCGTGATCATCATGACCACCAACCTGGGTACCCGGGACATCTCCAAGAGCGTCGCCACCGGCTTCCAGTCCGGCACCGACACGCAGACCGGCTACAACCGCATGCGTGCCCGCGTTACGGAGGAACTCAAGCAGCACTTCCGCCCCGAGTTCCTGAACCGTGTTGACGACGTCGTGGTGTTCCCGCAGCTCACCCAGGACGAGATCATCGAGATCGTGGACCTGTTCGTGACCCGCCTGGAGAAGCGCCTCAAGGACAAGGACATGGGCATCGAGCTCACCAAGGCCGCCAAGGTGCTCCTGGCAACCCGCGGTTACGATCCCGCCATGGGTGCCCGGCCGCTGCGCCGCACCATCCAGCGCGAGATCGAGGACCAGCTCTCCGAGAAGATCCTCTTCGGCGAGATCCACACCGGCGACATCGTCGTAGTGGATGTCGAAGGCGAAGGCGACGACGCGAAGTTCACCTTCGCCGGCAACGCCAAGCCGCGCATCCCGGAAATCGCCCCCAGCGTCTAA
- the atzF gene encoding allophanate hydrolase — translation MSNTVTGSATRRVRAALAAIDAVDRPEIWVTLRGREDLLAEAAKIDTAVSGGAGLPLAGLLLAVKNNVDVAGIPTTAACPGFAYTPDEDAEAVARLRAAGALVLGATNLDQFATGLVGTRSPYGAVRDSRRPDHISGGSSSGSAVAVALGLADIAIGTDTAGSGRVPAGLQGIVGIKATLNVVSTAGVVPACRSWDAVTIFARHLAAAELAMGVMAGNSRAWPADIRLAAPSRPRVAYPASLPALTPEWAAEFDRQVDRLQASGVDAEPIEFDDFLKAARLLYDGGLVAERYAAVGSFVNAATVETADGAADSAGIDPTVQGIISAAGTVPAHRYVADTARLEELKTRAMDRLEGFDALLVPTAPFHPTLAEVAADPVGVNSLMGTYTNFCNLFDLCAVAVPAGEVDGAQFGLTVVGRTFDDAVAADIAHRIETTPPAPELFAAGAAVAGDIGGPIPEAGQPSSSVPWPMAAGAVAVPLVVVGAHRKGQPLAPQLEELGAFWDGAVRTAARYRMVALDTVPAKPGVYRSDDGAELAGERWLLSPAALGTFLAGLPEPMLLGSVVLSDGTAGVGFACDAVAAAGGEDITAWGDWLADRSVEPKPRTVWRNLGEAALAGFSRGERG, via the coding sequence ATGAGCAACACCGTCACCGGCAGTGCCACCCGCCGCGTCAGGGCAGCGCTCGCAGCCATCGACGCCGTGGACCGGCCGGAAATCTGGGTCACCCTCCGCGGCCGGGAGGACCTCCTGGCCGAGGCCGCCAAAATCGATACCGCCGTGTCAGGCGGCGCGGGCCTCCCCTTGGCCGGACTCCTGCTCGCCGTCAAGAACAACGTTGACGTGGCAGGCATCCCCACCACCGCCGCCTGCCCCGGCTTCGCCTATACACCGGACGAGGACGCCGAAGCCGTGGCCCGGCTGCGCGCCGCCGGGGCCCTGGTCCTGGGCGCCACCAACCTGGACCAGTTCGCCACCGGACTGGTGGGAACGCGGAGTCCCTACGGTGCGGTCCGCGACTCCCGCCGCCCGGACCACATTTCCGGCGGCTCCAGCTCCGGCTCCGCTGTTGCGGTGGCGCTGGGACTGGCGGACATCGCGATCGGGACGGACACTGCCGGTTCGGGACGGGTCCCGGCCGGCCTGCAGGGCATCGTCGGGATCAAGGCCACCCTCAACGTGGTCTCCACGGCCGGGGTGGTGCCGGCCTGCCGGTCCTGGGACGCGGTCACCATCTTTGCCCGGCATCTTGCTGCCGCCGAACTCGCCATGGGCGTCATGGCCGGCAACTCCCGGGCCTGGCCAGCGGACATCCGGCTCGCTGCGCCGTCCCGGCCGCGAGTGGCATATCCCGCGTCACTGCCTGCCCTGACACCGGAGTGGGCGGCGGAGTTCGACCGGCAGGTTGACCGGCTGCAGGCGTCCGGGGTGGACGCCGAACCGATCGAATTCGACGACTTCCTCAAGGCCGCCCGCCTGCTGTACGACGGCGGGCTGGTGGCAGAGCGCTACGCCGCCGTGGGCAGCTTCGTGAATGCTGCGACAGTTGAAACGGCCGACGGCGCCGCGGACAGTGCGGGCATCGATCCCACGGTGCAGGGCATCATCAGCGCGGCCGGCACAGTGCCCGCGCACCGCTATGTCGCCGATACCGCCCGGCTGGAGGAGCTGAAGACCAGGGCCATGGACCGGCTGGAAGGCTTCGACGCACTGCTGGTTCCCACGGCGCCCTTCCACCCCACGCTGGCCGAAGTTGCTGCGGACCCCGTGGGCGTGAACTCGCTGATGGGCACCTACACCAACTTCTGCAACCTGTTCGATCTGTGCGCCGTGGCCGTCCCCGCCGGGGAAGTGGACGGCGCCCAGTTCGGACTTACGGTGGTGGGCCGGACCTTCGACGACGCCGTGGCTGCGGATATCGCACACCGCATCGAAACCACGCCGCCGGCGCCGGAACTCTTCGCCGCCGGAGCTGCCGTTGCCGGCGACATAGGCGGACCCATTCCGGAAGCCGGCCAGCCGTCGTCGTCCGTTCCCTGGCCGATGGCCGCGGGCGCGGTGGCCGTGCCGCTGGTTGTGGTCGGGGCGCACCGTAAAGGACAGCCGCTGGCGCCGCAGCTGGAGGAACTTGGGGCCTTCTGGGATGGTGCGGTCCGGACGGCAGCGCGCTACCGGATGGTGGCGCTTGATACCGTGCCGGCCAAGCCCGGCGTTTACCGGTCCGACGATGGCGCGGAGCTGGCGGGGGAGCGGTGGCTGCTGTCACCGGCGGCTTTGGGGACGTTCCTGGCGGGGCTTCCCGAACCCATGCTGCTGGGCTCAGTGGTGCTCTCTGACGGGACCGCCGGCGTCGGGTTTGCCTGTGATGCCGTTGCCGCTGCGGGCGGGGAGGACATCACCGCGTGGGGCGACTGGCTGGCGGACCGGAGCGTGGAACCGAAGCCGCGCACAGTGTGGCGGAACCTCGGGGAAGCAGCGTTGGCGGGCTTCAGCCGCGGGGAACGGGGATAG